In the uncultured Methanobacterium sp. genome, one interval contains:
- a CDS encoding hydroxymethylglutaryl-CoA synthase: MAGIVGYGVHIPSYRIKVEEIAKVWGDNAQAVSRGLVVNEKSVPAPDEDTATISVEASRNSLKRASIDPQKIGAVYVGSESHPYAVKPTATIVAEAVEASPDLTAADLEFACKAGTAGMQICMGLVDSGTVEYGLAVGADTAQGAPSDALEYTASAGGAAYIIGSKDTAADFEGTYSFTTDTPDFYRREGKPYPRHGGRFTGEPAYFKHVLSGAEGMMEKMGTEASDYDHAVFHQPNGKFYIRAAKKLGFTEEQYKTGLLTPMIGNTYSGATPLGLAAILDIAQPDERIFAVSYGSGAGSDAFSITVNDKIEEKRDLAPKVQDMIKNKEYVNYAIYAKFKGKMKMAGLTPR, from the coding sequence ATGGCAGGAATAGTAGGATATGGAGTTCACATACCTTCATACCGTATAAAGGTTGAAGAGATTGCAAAGGTCTGGGGAGATAATGCCCAGGCAGTTTCCAGGGGACTGGTGGTTAACGAAAAATCAGTACCAGCCCCAGACGAAGACACCGCCACCATATCAGTGGAGGCATCCCGTAATTCACTTAAAAGGGCAAGTATCGACCCTCAAAAAATTGGAGCAGTATACGTTGGCTCAGAATCACACCCCTATGCAGTTAAACCAACTGCAACCATAGTGGCTGAAGCTGTGGAAGCCAGCCCTGATCTTACTGCGGCCGACCTGGAATTCGCATGCAAAGCTGGAACAGCGGGTATGCAAATTTGTATGGGACTCGTAGATTCTGGAACCGTGGAATACGGTCTTGCAGTAGGTGCAGACACCGCACAAGGCGCTCCCAGTGATGCACTGGAGTACACCGCATCTGCTGGTGGAGCAGCATACATTATTGGATCCAAAGACACTGCAGCTGACTTTGAAGGTACCTACAGTTTCACCACCGACACCCCTGACTTCTACCGTAGGGAAGGTAAACCCTACCCCCGTCACGGAGGACGTTTCACTGGTGAACCAGCCTACTTCAAACACGTGCTTTCTGGAGCCGAAGGAATGATGGAAAAAATGGGCACAGAAGCCTCTGATTATGATCATGCAGTTTTCCACCAGCCCAATGGTAAGTTTTACATAAGAGCAGCCAAAAAACTTGGATTCACCGAAGAACAATACAAAACTGGACTCCTGACACCAATGATTGGCAACACCTACTCCGGGGCAACACCCCTTGGACTGGCAGCCATTTTAGACATTGCCCAACCGGACGAACGTATTTTTGCAGTTTCTTACGGTTCAGGTGCAGGTAGTGATGCTTTCAGCATCACCGTTAATGATAAAATAGAAGAAAAACGTGACCTGGCTCCTAAGGTTCAGGATATGATCAAGAACAAGGAATACGTGAACTACGCCATATACGCCAAGTTCAAAGGCAAAATGAAAATGGCAGGTCTAACTCCACGTTAA
- a CDS encoding thiolase domain-containing protein: MRDVAIIGVSQTKFGELWEVSFRDLITEAGMKAVADADIEGQDLEAMYVGNMTAGLFIQQEHIASLIADHSGLTPIPCTRVEAACASGGLALRNGIMAVASGYHDVVISAGVEKMTDVVDPTPAIATASDQEWEAQQGVTFPSLYAMMARRHMHEYGTTREQLAMFSVNNHKNGALNPLAQYPFEINVDKVLNSTMVADPLRLLDCSPVTDGAAAVILCPAEDARKYTDTPIYVKASAQASGTIALHDRRDITTIDSTVHASRTAYDMAGVGPKDIDAVEVHDCFSINGILAIEDLGFVEKGQGGPAVEDGFIQRDGDLPVNPSGGLKARGHPLGATGIAQAAEMVWQLRGDAGKRQVDGIEIGMTHNIGGTGGTAAVHIFGR, from the coding sequence TTGAGAGATGTTGCAATTATTGGAGTTTCACAAACCAAATTTGGTGAATTGTGGGAAGTATCATTTCGTGATCTGATTACTGAAGCAGGAATGAAAGCTGTTGCCGATGCAGATATTGAAGGGCAGGACCTGGAAGCCATGTATGTGGGAAACATGACTGCCGGTCTGTTCATACAGCAGGAGCACATAGCCTCCCTCATTGCTGACCATTCAGGTCTAACACCCATACCCTGTACCCGGGTGGAAGCAGCCTGTGCATCAGGTGGTTTAGCCCTGAGAAATGGAATTATGGCTGTGGCCTCTGGTTACCACGATGTGGTTATCTCCGCTGGAGTGGAGAAAATGACTGACGTGGTTGATCCAACCCCGGCCATTGCCACTGCATCAGACCAGGAATGGGAAGCCCAGCAGGGAGTTACCTTCCCCTCACTATACGCCATGATGGCCCGCAGGCATATGCATGAATACGGGACCACCAGAGAACAACTGGCCATGTTCAGTGTTAACAACCACAAGAATGGTGCCCTGAACCCACTGGCCCAGTACCCCTTTGAAATCAACGTGGACAAGGTTTTAAACTCAACTATGGTGGCTGATCCCCTCCGCTTACTGGACTGTTCCCCAGTGACCGATGGTGCAGCAGCAGTTATACTCTGCCCAGCTGAAGATGCCCGTAAATACACTGACACCCCGATTTATGTTAAGGCCTCGGCCCAGGCATCAGGTACCATTGCCCTTCATGACCGACGGGATATTACCACCATTGACTCCACAGTACATGCGTCCCGGACTGCATATGATATGGCAGGAGTGGGACCTAAGGACATAGATGCAGTAGAAGTACACGATTGCTTCAGCATTAATGGTATATTAGCCATTGAGGATCTGGGATTCGTGGAAAAAGGACAGGGTGGCCCGGCTGTAGAAGACGGTTTCATACAGCGTGACGGAGACCTACCAGTAAACCCTTCAGGAGGTCTTAAAGCACGAGGACACCCATTGGGCGCCACTGGAATTGCTCAAGCTGCTGAGATGGTCTGGCAACTCAGAGGAGATGCCGGTAAAAGACAGGTTGACGGCATTGAAATCGGTATGACCCACAACATTGGTGGTACCGGTGGTACAGCTGCCGTGCATATCTTTGGGCGTTAA